Genomic window (Acidimicrobiales bacterium):
CGGCAGAGCGCGGGGGCCGTCTAGGCCTGGTCGGGCAGGATGTCCACCAGCCTGCGGCCCTTGCGGGTTCCGAACTTCACGGTCCCTCGGGCGGTGGCGAACAGGGTGTCGTCGTCACCCCGCCCGACGTTGAGACCCGGGTGGAACCGAGTGCCCCGCTGGCGGACGATGATCGACCCCGCCTTCACCGACGTCCCGTCGAAGCACTTCACGCCGAGCCGCTGGGCCGCGGAGTCCCGCCCGTTCCTGGTCGAGCCTCCGCCCTTGGTCTTGGACATCCTCTGCTCCTAGGCCCGGCGCCTGGCGGTCGCGCCGGACGGCCCGCTGATGCCGGTGATCTCGATGGTGGTATAGCGCTGGCGGTGGCCCCAG
Coding sequences:
- the rpmA gene encoding 50S ribosomal protein L27, translating into MSKTKGGGSTRNGRDSAAQRLGVKCFDGTSVKAGSIIVRQRGTRFHPGLNVGRGDDDTLFATARGTVKFGTRKGRRLVDILPDQA